In Chlamydia gallinacea 08-1274/3, the sequence AGCTCCTGAAGAACGTGCACAATCTGGGCTGTTTATTAGTTTCCAGCAACCTCCTGAAATCCCGGGGGTGAATAATCGCTTGTTTTTAAAAGACGCGTATAATGCGTGTAAGCGCTCCCGAAAGGAAGAAGAGCTATCTGATGCGGCTTTTGATATGTTGTTATCTTCTATTGCAGAGACCTATGAGTTTCCTCTAATAGATCAGTTTTTAGAAAGAAACGTGAATGAAGGATTTTCTGGGGGAGAAAGGAAGAAAAATGAGATTTGGCAAATGCTTGTTTTAGAGCCAGAAATGATCGTGCTTGATGAGCCAGATTCTGGTTTGGATGTTGTTGCTTTAAAATGTTTGTGTAGAGTGCTTGAGAAATATCGTGATCTGCATCCTAAAAGTACATTATGCATAGTTACGCATAATCCTAAACTTGGGAATCTTCTTCGTCCTGATCATGTGCATATTTTATTGG encodes:
- the sufC gene encoding Fe-S cluster assembly ATPase SufC, whose protein sequence is MLRIQNLHVCCEDVKILDNFNIHMRPGELHVIMGPNGAGKSTLAKVLSGDDSVSVISGDIYLLGQDILEKAPEERAQSGLFISFQQPPEIPGVNNRLFLKDAYNACKRSRKEEELSDAAFDMLLSSIAETYEFPLIDQFLERNVNEGFSGGERKKNEIWQMLVLEPEMIVLDEPDSGLDVVALKCLCRVLEKYRDLHPKSTLCIVTHNPKLGNLLRPDHVHILLEGSIACSGGADLMQELENKSYHEVFQELSKGIC